A DNA window from Pogona vitticeps strain Pit_001003342236 chromosome 2, PviZW2.1, whole genome shotgun sequence contains the following coding sequences:
- the LOC110073450 gene encoding neuropeptide Y receptor type 2 — protein MGLLDQANSTLLLEGQISDKRLPFDWHTKDLVTLSEGLHGSDNVMMDSTKILGVQIILIAAYSLIILLGFIGNSLVIYMIVRYKTMRTVTNFFIANLALADLMVDTLCLPFTLAYTLLDEWKFGAVLCHLVSYAQALSVHVSTLTLMVIALDRYRCIVFHLDSRISKKISVTIITTTWLVAAVLASPLAIFREYRYEEIPTINLRIAVCSEKWPSENRDATIYSLSMLLLQYVLPLSIICYAYIRIWFKLKSHISPTSRSDSHCRRKKTTKMLVMVVVVFAVSWLPFHIFQLAVDLDLVLIFHDYKLLYTVFHVVAMCSTFANPLLYGWMNKNYRNGFLMFFRCQNKPERLYTEGSIRGRSYTFRATTLNGSIKHSTGNGQLPTEV, from the coding sequence ATGGGGTTGCTTGATCAAGCCAACAGCACCCTCCTTCTGGAAGGACAAATCTCAGATAAAAGACTGCCTTTTGATTGGCACACAAAAGATCTTGTCACCCTGAGTGAAGGTCTCCATGGATCCGATAATGTTATGATGGACAGCACTAAGATCTTGGGAGTCCAGATCATATTGATAGCTGCCTATTCTCTAATCATTCTGCTGGGATTCATTGGGAACTCCTTAGTCATCTATATGATTGTGAGATACAAAACAATGAGGACTGTCACCAATTTTTTCATAGCTAACTTGGCCCTGGCAGACTTGATGGTGGACACGCTCTGCCTGCCCTTCACCTTGGCCTACACGCTGTTGGACGAATGGAAGTTTGGGGCTGTACTTTGTCACCTGGTCTCCTATGCTCAAGCTCTAAGTGTTCATGTGTCCACACTCACTTTAATGGTGATTGCCTTGGATAGGTATAGATGCATTGTTTTTCATTTAGACAGCAGGATCTCCAAGAAGATCAGTGTCACCATCATAACCACTACATGGCTGGTTGCTGCTGTCTTAGCCAGCCCATTGGCCATCTTCCGAGAGTACAGATATGAAGAAATCCCAACCATCAATCTCAGAATAGCTGTCTGCTCTGAGAAATGGCCTTCTGAAAACAGAGATGCCACCATATACAGCTTGTCCATGCTCCTCTTGCAGTACGTTCTCCCGCTTTCTATCATCTGCTATGCATACATTAGGATATGGTTCAAGCTGAAAAGTCATATCAGTCCCACTTCTCGGAGTGATAGTCATTGTCGCAGGAAAAAGACCACAAAGATGCtggtaatggtggtggtggtatttgcGGTCTCGTGGCTCCCGTTCCATATATTTCAGCTTGCTGTTGACCTAGATCTAGTGCTCATCTTCCATGATTATAAACTCCTCTACACAGTATTCCACGTGGTGGCCATGTGTTCCACTTTTGCTAACCCTTTGTTGTATGGCTGGATGAACAAGAATTATCGCAATGGGTTCCTCATGTTCTTCCGCTGCCAGAATAAGCCAGAGAGACTCTATACTGAGGGATCCATCAGAGGCCGATCCTATACTTTCCGAGCTACCACCTTGAATGGGAGTATTAAACACTCCACAGGCAATGGACAGCTGCCAACAGAGGTTTAG